Proteins encoded in a region of the Halothiobacillus diazotrophicus genome:
- the asd gene encoding archaetidylserine decarboxylase (Phosphatidylserine decarboxylase is synthesized as a single chain precursor. Generation of the pyruvoyl active site from a Ser is coupled to cleavage of a Gly-Ser bond between the larger (beta) and smaller (alpha chains). It is an integral membrane protein.) has product MNDRSDTPASAVDSSPSLRQTLWSAVQYVLPHHLISRAVFHATRWRTPFTAATIRWFVRRFAVNLSEAAESDPAAYPTFNAFFTRALKPDARPLAADPAEWVSPCDGRISQIGAIQSGNLLQAKGRDYSVLELLGGDAALAQEFAQGQFATVYLSPRDYHRVHMPCTGRLRCMIHVPGRLFSVSPATVQQVPNLFARNERLVCVFETDEGPMALVLVGAINVAAIETVWAGLVTPPAGDTVTRRDYGADTGMDIVLQRGGEMGRFNMGSTVVMLAPASVRFASEWQSQMPVRLGQGWATGLNESV; this is encoded by the coding sequence ATCGCTCCGATACCCCGGCTTCCGCTGTTGATTCGTCCCCCTCCTTGCGGCAGACCCTCTGGTCCGCCGTTCAATATGTGTTGCCGCATCATCTGATTTCCCGCGCCGTGTTTCATGCGACGCGCTGGCGGACGCCCTTCACCGCCGCGACGATTCGCTGGTTCGTCCGCCGCTTCGCGGTAAACCTGAGCGAGGCGGCAGAGTCCGATCCGGCGGCCTACCCAACCTTCAACGCCTTCTTTACCCGTGCTCTGAAGCCGGATGCCCGTCCGCTGGCTGCCGATCCGGCGGAATGGGTCAGTCCTTGCGACGGTCGGATCAGTCAGATCGGTGCGATTCAGTCGGGCAACCTGCTGCAGGCAAAGGGGCGGGACTATTCGGTGCTGGAACTGCTGGGTGGCGACGCTGCCCTGGCACAGGAATTCGCCCAGGGCCAGTTTGCGACCGTGTATCTTTCTCCGCGGGATTATCATCGCGTGCACATGCCGTGTACCGGCCGACTGCGTTGCATGATCCATGTGCCCGGGCGTTTGTTCAGCGTCTCGCCGGCCACTGTCCAGCAGGTGCCGAATCTGTTCGCGCGCAACGAACGATTGGTGTGCGTGTTCGAGACCGATGAGGGCCCCATGGCGCTGGTACTGGTCGGTGCCATCAATGTGGCCGCCATCGAGACCGTCTGGGCGGGGCTGGTGACGCCGCCGGCGGGTGATACCGTCACGCGACGGGACTATGGTGCGGATACCGGCATGGACATTGTCTTGCAGCGGGGCGGTGAAATGGGGCGCTTCAACATGGGATCGACGGTCGTGATGCTGGCGCCGGCCAGTGTCCGGTTCGCGTCGGAATGGCAATCGCAGATGCCGGTCCGTCTGGGGCAGGGCTGGGCGACGGGCCTGAACGAATCTGTTTGA